The DNA region GACCTCTTGGCATGCTGGCTTCTGGAGGCCGCCGGGATGCCCGTGGACGCCGCGACGCGCACGGTCTGTCTGCTCGATGAGGGCGGGCAGGCTTCGGCGGTGCCGTGGGCATCGGTCGTCGAACGGATCGTGGTGGTGTGGCCAGACGCCGACCAGTACCTGGCCGCCGATGCCGGAGTCAGCGATGTGACGATCACGCCCGGCACCAACATGATCGGTGAACCTCGCGACACCGTCGTCGTTGATCCGAACTCGTTGGGCGGCGTTCAGGTGACCGCAGAACTTGTCGGACAGCTCCGGTTGAAGTCTGCTCTGGTCAGGTCGATACAGGTGTGCGCGGCTCTGGACGAAGCGCTGGCGTCGTCGATAGACCATGTGACCTCGCGTCAGCAATTCGGTCGTCCGCTGTCGAAGTTCCAGGCCGTCCAACATCTGGTCTCCGATATCGCCGCCGAAGCCGCGCTCGCACGATCCGCCACCGAGGCCGCGCTGTCCGCTGCGGTGGACAGCAATTGGTCAGCACCACATCTGGATTTCCTTGTGGCGGCGGCACGTTCGTGCACCGGCCATGCCGCGTCGGTGGTGGTGCGTAACGCTCATCAGGTGCACGGCGCGATGGGAACCACCAGCGAGCACCGATTGCACGAGTTCACCCGGGCTGCACTGGCGTGGCGATCGGAGTTCGGTTCCGTGCGGTACTGGGACGACCGGTTGACCGACATGGCGCTGCACGCGGGAGGCGATCGGCTGTGGAGTCTGATCAATCCGTGATCTAGCGGACGATGACAGAACTCGGTTCCCTTGGAGCTCCTAGCATCTCGCGGTGCGACGGCGGTGTGCGACCGCCTTCGTCGGTGATCCCGTACCGCTGTCCCAGCTCGGCCCCGATGACTGCGTGGCCGCTCAGTTCACCCAGCGCCGGATCGTGGTATAGCGCGTCGATCAGGTGTCCGGTGAATTCCGGTGTCTCCGCCTGTTCGGCGAACCCTGCCAGCGCCTCTGGTTTGCCGTCAAATGCCGAGCGCAGCTTGTCGGTCAACAGGATTCCCATCCAGATCGACACCGTCGTCACCCCGGTGCCGCGGAAGTCGACAGCCATGTCGGCGACCATCTTGTCGACGCCCGCCTTCTGCGCGCCGTAGGCCGGGCCGTGCATGTAGCACACCGCACCCGGCGACGACGTGAACACCATCAGGCCGTGTTCGCCGGCAAGCAGCAGCGGCGCGGCGTGCCATGCCGCGACGTAGGACGACCGAAGCCCGACGTCCAGCACGTCGGCCAACTCGCGAGGCTTCTCCCAGAACGGCTTGGGGCCGATGAGGTCATCGGAGATGGCCGCGGCGTTGTTCACCAGCAGATCCAGCCGACCGGCCTCGTGGCCGACGCGCTCGAACAGGCCGCAGACCGCGTCGTCGTCGCGATGGTCCAGCGGTACTCCGGTTCCCCAGCCCGGGTCTTCGACGATGCTGCGGCCGGTTCCGTAGACCCTCCAGCCCACTGCGGCAAGCGCCGTCGCGATTCCCTGCCCGGCACCGCTACTGGCACCGGTCACCACTGCCACCGTGTCAGTCATGTAGACACCCTAAGGGCAGTACTTTGATCTGTTGACCCACTCTCGACGAGGAGATGTCATGAGCCGAGCGACCACCGACCGACCGCTACGCGTCATCCAGTGGACCACCGGAAACATCGGAAGACGGTCGCTGCACGCGATCATCGGCCGCAATGACATGGAACTGGTCGGCGTGTATGCCCACGGCGCGGACAAGGTCGGTGTGGATGCCGCCGAGTTGTCCGGGTGGCCCGAACCCACCGGGATCAAGGCCACCGACAACATCGACGAACTGGTGGCACTGCGGCCTGACGCCTGCTGCTACAACCCGTTGTGGCCCAGCATCGACGAGCTGACACAACTGCTGGAGGCCGGTATCAACGTCTGCTCCACCGCCGCCTGGATCACCGGCGGCAAGCAGTCACCGGAGGATCTCGATCGGATCCGGAAAGCTTGCGAGAAGGGCGATTCCACGATCTTCGGCAGCGGTGCGCACCCTGGCATGAGCAACCTGGTGGGGATGGTTCTGTCCGGTTCATGCGAGCGGGTCGACGAGATCCGGATCACCGAGTCAGTCGACTGCTCGACCTACGAATCCGCGGGCACCCAGACCGCGATGGGGTTCTCCCAGGACCCCGACACCCCCGGCCTCGCCGAGAGTGTGGGCAGGGAGAGCGAGGTCTTCGCCGAGTCCGCGGCGATGATGGCCGATGCCATCGGGGCGAAGCTGGACCGGATCACGTTCGACGTGACGTTCACTGCGGCCACCGGTGACAGTGACCTCGGGTTCATGAAGATTCCGAAGGGCACGGTCGCCGGGGTACACGGGTATCACCGAGGCTGGGTGGGTGACCACAATGTGGTCAGCGTCGGCTTCAACTGGATCATGGGCGAGCACGTCACCCCACCCAAGCCCCTCGAGCACGGACATGTTGTTCAGGTCTTCGGACTGCCGAACATGCGCACGGTGGTGCACTGCCTGCCGCCGAAGGACTGGACCGAACCGGGATTCATGGGGCTGGGGATGATCTACACCGCGATGCCGGTGACCAACGCCGTCCCCGTTGTCGTTGCCGCGCCTCCGGGAATCGTGACGCTGGCTGATCTCCCGCCGATCACCGGACGCTCGTCGGTGTGAGGGACTGTGGAAATAACGGTGTTTCCGGCACTGACACGCTGAGCGATG from Mycobacterium sp. DL includes:
- a CDS encoding acyl-CoA dehydrogenase; this translates as MTAPQVDPALTEMMDAVFAEKRNSDTHSRVPVFDADLWHQLDELGLVRLTGAEQSGGSGAGWYEAAELLTAAVRHGVRIPLAENDLLACWLLEAAGMPVDAATRTVCLLDEGGQASAVPWASVVERIVVVWPDADQYLAADAGVSDVTITPGTNMIGEPRDTVVVDPNSLGGVQVTAELVGQLRLKSALVRSIQVCAALDEALASSIDHVTSRQQFGRPLSKFQAVQHLVSDIAAEAALARSATEAALSAAVDSNWSAPHLDFLVAAARSCTGHAASVVVRNAHQVHGAMGTTSEHRLHEFTRAALAWRSEFGSVRYWDDRLTDMALHAGGDRLWSLINP
- a CDS encoding SDR family NAD(P)-dependent oxidoreductase, whose amino-acid sequence is MTDTVAVVTGASSGAGQGIATALAAVGWRVYGTGRSIVEDPGWGTGVPLDHRDDDAVCGLFERVGHEAGRLDLLVNNAAAISDDLIGPKPFWEKPRELADVLDVGLRSSYVAAWHAAPLLLAGEHGLMVFTSSPGAVCYMHGPAYGAQKAGVDKMVADMAVDFRGTGVTTVSIWMGILLTDKLRSAFDGKPEALAGFAEQAETPEFTGHLIDALYHDPALGELSGHAVIGAELGQRYGITDEGGRTPPSHREMLGAPREPSSVIVR
- a CDS encoding dihydrodipicolinate reductase translates to MSRATTDRPLRVIQWTTGNIGRRSLHAIIGRNDMELVGVYAHGADKVGVDAAELSGWPEPTGIKATDNIDELVALRPDACCYNPLWPSIDELTQLLEAGINVCSTAAWITGGKQSPEDLDRIRKACEKGDSTIFGSGAHPGMSNLVGMVLSGSCERVDEIRITESVDCSTYESAGTQTAMGFSQDPDTPGLAESVGRESEVFAESAAMMADAIGAKLDRITFDVTFTAATGDSDLGFMKIPKGTVAGVHGYHRGWVGDHNVVSVGFNWIMGEHVTPPKPLEHGHVVQVFGLPNMRTVVHCLPPKDWTEPGFMGLGMIYTAMPVTNAVPVVVAAPPGIVTLADLPPITGRSSV